A genomic stretch from Sulfobacillus thermosulfidooxidans includes:
- a CDS encoding Hsp20/alpha crystallin family protein: MSLFPIRRTQQTIDVRDPFIRLQNDMNQLFDSLTRTFNWGFHDSTTYDTLLTPAADLVEDDTNYYVRFDVPGVDAKDMSVSIEDHTLILSGEKQEERHVNRARMYGTERVYGKFYREIPLPQDADTEHMRASLKRGVLTVTIPKTAVRTAKSIPIENE; encoded by the coding sequence ATGAGTCTGTTTCCGATTCGCAGAACTCAACAAACTATCGATGTTCGCGATCCGTTTATTCGCTTGCAAAATGATATGAATCAACTCTTCGATAGTTTAACACGCACTTTCAATTGGGGGTTTCATGACTCAACGACTTATGACACATTACTGACCCCGGCAGCAGACTTAGTTGAAGACGATACCAATTATTATGTGCGTTTTGACGTACCGGGTGTAGACGCTAAAGATATGAGTGTGAGCATTGAGGATCACACTCTAATTTTGAGTGGAGAAAAACAGGAAGAACGGCATGTGAATCGAGCTCGTATGTACGGGACAGAACGGGTCTACGGAAAATTTTACCGTGAAATTCCCTTACCTCAAGATGCCGATACAGAACACATGCGTGCTTCCTTGAAACGTGGCGTGTTAACGGTAACCATTCCTAAAACAGCGGTGCGCACGGCCAAATCGATACCTATCGAAAACGAGTAA
- a CDS encoding phosphate-starvation-inducible PsiE family protein — translation MFESWLWGSVTAAFTLATVLVLADTFWLWIVNAHHLLTALHASIDPLMLAFLFAELAHTARVMQSTHHIRPELIITLASLASVRHLLVLLTVEAHPNFQQIWESGVLTAVFVIIWMVAAYVTARVPQSESHSSDAQGQ, via the coding sequence ATGTTTGAATCTTGGCTATGGGGTAGCGTTACGGCCGCATTTACACTAGCGACGGTACTCGTGTTGGCTGACACGTTCTGGCTGTGGATTGTCAATGCTCATCATCTATTAACCGCTTTACATGCGAGCATCGACCCGTTAATGTTAGCGTTCCTCTTTGCTGAGCTCGCGCATACTGCTAGGGTCATGCAATCGACCCACCATATTCGCCCTGAATTGATTATCACCTTAGCGTCTTTAGCCTCAGTTCGTCATCTTTTGGTTCTTTTAACGGTCGAGGCTCACCCCAATTTTCAACAAATTTGGGAAAGCGGTGTTTTAACGGCTGTGTTTGTGATCATCTGGATGGTTGCTGCTTATGTCACGGCACGTGTACCTCAATCTGAATCTCATTCTTCTGATGCCCAGGGGCAATAG
- a CDS encoding GNAT family N-acetyltransferase: MKFLISDSLLIAAVVTHEDHEFIREIWRTHWGGAVMVSRGKIYHISELSALIAKKDDKYKGALTYSVCGEESECITLNALTQYQGIGTALVLAWENWARQHHVKRLWLITSNDNLKALRFYQKRGFRLCRIYPGAIDAARCQKPSIPLWGDKGIPIHDEIELEKWLTV; encoded by the coding sequence GTGAAATTTTTGATATCTGATTCGTTGCTCATTGCGGCAGTTGTCACTCATGAAGATCACGAATTCATCCGCGAGATCTGGCGCACACACTGGGGTGGGGCGGTGATGGTTTCTCGCGGTAAAATTTACCATATCTCTGAATTGTCCGCATTGATTGCAAAGAAAGATGATAAATACAAAGGTGCACTGACCTATAGCGTTTGTGGTGAAGAATCTGAATGTATCACACTCAATGCTTTAACTCAGTATCAGGGTATTGGCACGGCGCTTGTTTTGGCATGGGAAAATTGGGCCCGCCAACATCATGTCAAACGGTTATGGCTTATCACCTCGAACGATAATTTAAAAGCGTTGCGGTTTTATCAAAAACGCGGATTCCGACTTTGCCGTATCTATCCTGGCGCGATTGATGCCGCGCGCTGTCAAAAACCTTCTATTCCTCTGTGGGGTGACAAGGGCATTCCGATTCACGACGAAATAGAACTTGAAAAATGGCTGACAGTATGA